GAACAAGCACCCGACGCAATGAGGAGTTTCTGCTCTGCTCTATCACTCACCACCGTTGCCCTCGGTAGCTACTTGAGCTCTTtgcttgtaaccattgtcagcAATGCGACTGCTAAGAATGGGAAATCTGGGTGGATACCGGATAACCTAAATTATGGTCATATCGATTACTTCTTCTGGATCCTGGCAGCGTTGGGTGTGTTTAATTTAGGCGTTTATGTCTGGTTTGCAAATTGGTACACGTACAAAAAGGCGGTGGGGACTCTTCGTTGATTGATTATATAAGTTGGCTTGTTGAAGCGTCTACTTAAGAAGAATTGCAGAAAATTCCCCTTATTATGTATGAAATACAGTCTCTTCACGTCAATGTTTCAAAATAATGTAAGATACAAAGAAACATGCTATGACAAAGCAAATTCTCACCTTCGTAATCTCCTTTCCATCCATGGCAATTTAGAGCCATATTTGAAGGTATTTGAGTTCCTGTTTATGGGGCTTGCCATTTACCCTTCGGCTTTTCCAAATGGTATTATGTACAGTAACTATAATTCTTTAAGACCATAATGGCAACACAATTCTAGTTTCTCCCTCTATCTCATGTGCCAATCTGAATCCCCACAATATTCTAAACCATCACAAACAATAAGCCAAtgatgaaaggaaaaataatgaCAAAAGTTGTACAaacttgaatattatttttccaGGACAGAATCTTTATTAGGTAAAAGATCACATCAAGATACTTCCAACAAAGCTGTACTAAAACATCAGTGCCTAGAAAGGATTTTCTTACACAAACATGGAATGGAACTAAAGTTTGCTACTTTTTTTACCAAACAATGAATGACGACCTTCAGCAATTAACTCCCTTGTCGCTTTGTTTCTGACAAGAACAATTGTACCTGAATAACTTCCTCTTTGTCCTAAAACCTTTGAAGTAATCTCTAACTCGTCCTGCAAATGGCCTCTTAGTGGGTCAGATTCAGAACTGCATTTAGAGAACATATAATTTAACTCTCATACAGCAGGTAACCCTGTCTGAAAGAAGAAGAACCGAACCAATAACTATGGTCGTTCACTGCCAGCGAAGGATCATAATTTTGGACTAACTGAACTGATAGTCAAATATCAGTATTCAGAGGGATTGTAGAAAGATATAATATCAATccataaaacaagaaaaagtaaCAGATTCAATTCATTGTAAGACgtgaattaataattttacacatTCTTACATTGAGCTTAGCAGTTCCGAGAAAGGCGATGGACATATCGACTGAAACATTCATAGGAAGACCTTCGACATGAACAACAGCCGCTCCAACCTCATCGACAAGATTTGCAACAGCACCTTTTGCTAAATTTCCACTTTTATCCTGTCAAAGTTTAATTCGATCgccgaaaataataaaagaaattaacccaaataggatataattataattgaatggaatttgaGATGGGGGGTTTGGAATAGCTTACAGTGAGGCGAGGAGGGACTTTCAAGGTGCAGGAAACGAAGCCAGGCTGGACGGTGTCGACACGGATGCCACGCAAGGCGAAATCTTCGTAGAAGCTGCACTGGAAGCCGACTCGGGTAGGCTGAATATTGAGCCGCGAAACGCTCTCTGCTTCTTCTTTGTTTAGTTGGAGGAATTCCTTACCTCTCTTAGCATAGATTGTGAAGACTCAAAATTATGAGAGGCCTGACGGTTTAAACGGCAAAGTTTTTGCCACTTATCGGTAATTCAATCAGGTAGGCTTGAGGGTTGGACTAGTTCAACATTGGAGCTtgtaaacataataataaatacataataatttatattaaattttgttaattttataattcatttgGATAATTTACGTTCTATCTCTTTAGCTTCAAATATTATTAGAAGAGATAATCCCAAACACTAGTATTAAAAGCATCAATGAATACAAAAcatgaattgtaaaataaacacaaaaattccttaaaatttaacttttctcGTAAATCACTCTCCCCATGTAAGAAGATTTATAGAATATACCCCTATCATGCATGAAACAGTCTCTTCATGTCAATGTTTCAAAATAATGTAAGatacaacaaaagaaaacatgCTATATCAAACAAACCGTCCATCGCAACCTAGAGGATCCAGATTTTCAGGCTCAAGGATTGGGTACCGTCCACCTTCACCCGAAAGCTTTTGGGTTTGGTCCCACAAGAAGCAGACTACTATAGTTAGCTACAGTCTCTCCATATAAACCATAATCGAGTTTTAGAGTTGCTCGATGTGGAATGGGGGTGTCCCAAGTATCTTTCACAAGTCTTTACATATAAATCACTGCAATTACCGTATgtcaacaaattaaattaaattatattaatctcTATTATCcaaactctttttctttctgaAATATCTGAGTCATGTGTACGAGGCAGAATAACTGAACTCGCGTTACTTACCATTAACCCTTTGATTTTTGCAAtggtataagttatgtaatgtAACTATTGTTCTTTTAAGACCATAAGggaaacacaattttaatttcCCCCATAAACCTCCTCAATGTGTCAATCTGAATTccctcaatattttaaaatatcaaaaacagTAAGCCAATGAGAAAGAACAATAATGGCACGGTTCTACAAACTGGAGCAAAAATGGGCCATACTAGAATCTTTATTCGGTCCAAAATCACACAATGTACATGCAAGAAAGCAGTTCAGTACATAGCAGTACTAGAAGACCAGTACCTTATAGGGATTTTCTTACACAAACTAGGAATGAAACTAGAGTTTGCTACCATGTTTATCAAACAATGAATGGCGACCTTCAGCTATTAACTCCCCTGTCACTTTGTTTCTGACAAGAACAATTGCACCTGAATAACTTCCTCTTCGTCCTAAAACCTTTGAAGTAATCTGTAATTCATCCTGCAAATCACCTCTTAGAGGTCAGATTCAGAGTCGTATTAGAAATACCTATAATTAAATTCTCTAACAGCCAGTAAGCATGTCTAAGGTCCTTCACTGTCTGCAAAAGGATCATAACCTTGTACAAACTGAACTAATTATCCAATATCAGCATTCAGTGGGATTACAGGAACTGAGATATGGTATCAATCCAAGAAACAAGACAAAGTAACAAATCTATTGCATTGTAAGAAGTGATAAAGCATTAATGGaaataatttatactaaattcaaAGCAACTCTCTACAATAAAGGACAAAGATAATCGAACCTAAAGATTAGCTCAAATAATTCATGCATTAAAGTGAGACCAACACGTTGGAGATCGAATCTCTATCCCTAAGGTGGTTGCCtctttaaaaaggaaaaaagacaGATATTCTTACATTGAGTTTAGCAGTTCCGAGGAACGAGATGGACATATCGACTGAAACATTCATAGTAAGACCTTCGACATGAACAATAGCCCCTCCGACTTCATCGACAAGATTTGCAACAGCACCTGTTGCTAAGTTCCCACTTTTATCCTGCCAAAGTTTAATTTGATTgccgaaaataaaaatgaatccaaatataatataattctaaaattgTGGAATTTGGGATAGGGTTTGTGGATAGCTTACAGTGAGGCGAGGAGGGACTCTGAAAGTGCAGGAAACGAAGCCAGGCTGGACCGAATCGACACGGATGCCACGCAAGGCGAAATCTTCGTAGAAGCTGCACTGGAAGCCGAGTCGATGAGGGTGGATAGTGAGTCGGGAAACGCTCTCTGCTTCTTCCTTGTTTAGTTGGAGGAATTCTTTGGCTTCTTCCATGTTCGATTTTCTTGGGTCCCTAGCTTAGATGCTCAATATCTGAAAACCGCAAGAGGTCAAACCGTTCAAACGGCAAAgaaggtgttttttttttttttgggaaccAAGGACTAGTTCAATATTAgcactaattaaaatatataagttttaagCATAAGCAatctcaaataataatatttattattattaattatcaaaaataaataaaatttttatatcaacttttgtaattttgtttatgttataaagtataaaattttaatattcctCCTAATAGTTAGGATTTATTGTTActtaataaataagattatattatGTATAGACGCTTATGATATATTTATGAATCTAATTCCTTTTCAACAACTCTTTTAATTACATCATTAATGAATTAAGCTAACACGAGAATAAGTCCAAAGTACTTGTTAGGGATGTTTTCCATAGACTTACTTGACAAAGAAAAACTTAACCTAATTtatcatgaaattttaaaaatataattaatgaaattaaggATTTTTTCCACCTAAGTGAAACtgatttcataaaaaaatatttaatatgacgATTAGAAACTAccttaaaactaattaattaaaaatgtttaatagGATATCATTagaaaaagttatttaattaatatgtttatgaaaattaatattaaaaataattgggactgataacattaaaatattaaaatattggtgttttgaatttgaatatcaTCAAGtgcattctttttatttaataaaaatctagataataatatttttatttaataaaataaatttttataattattcaattgaatttgAACTCGATTAATAAAAAACTCTAactcattaaattttttaaatgatatagaTTACCgtcttttcatttaaaaaattcaattttaacatttagttttaattttgttgaaattggTAATCACAAATTAACAATCTCACCTTCATTTTAAGATTTCTTAACTCTATTACGAGCAACGTCGGTTTGGATTGCTAGGGCAAAGGTTAAGTTACGGCTGGTCGTTTGTGaccattttcttttccactGGGTGTGCCCTCTTTCACTAAGCCGGATGTGGCTTTGTTTCTCTCAACCTTGTGTTCGAGTCTTGTGGTATTGTATTACTCTTTCCTTAAtgaaattctgtacaatgagtaaacataaataactcttattttataataaaacttcccaaataatattttaaagcaAGAATTTTGGTTGTTTAAAGCGCATGAGAATGGAAAGGTAATGAAGTGCGTGGGAAGAGGTGAAATGCGAATTTTAAAAGGGACAAGTAGAAGTGGTAATGTGGAAGCATCTTTGGGACTCTTTTCTCAAAGCATCCCAAGTTCCTACTTGTACAACAAAACGAATCTCCCAAATATGAAATGTTCCACCCtttcaattttaatacaaaatatattggTCCTCAAATTACAGTGTTGGTTTAAATCTACACAAGAAACAAATACCCAGTCGAGGTGACACGTATTGAAGTGTTAGGagttatttcttttttcaaaaacacgAAGATCGAATCTGATGGTTTCAAAAAACACAAAGAAGAGGTGAGAGAGGGTTTAGGATCCTCTGACTCGCTTGACTTTAGTATCTTTTTGGGGTTTATATTATATCGAAggttaattttgaattgaaaaaaatgatgcAATTAATATAGGTTACAATCAAGGCCCATATTGATTTCTGATTTCTAAGACAgatggtgatggtgatggtgatggtAATGGTAATGGAAGCTATCAacattaaaacccaaaatataaaggGTTTAACCAGGGTTTTGCATTACTTCTTTAGGTTATTACGTTTTTAATTTCTCCTATGTTATCTTCGGTGTAGTTTAGAAATACGTTATAGCTCTTATTAGTTTCTCTGAACATGAGCTCATTGCTTCTCCTTAAGCCATGACTTCGCAACCCCAGCCTCAACAGCACCGCCGTCAGAGCCGTTGTCTCTCCACCTGTCACCGCCACCCGACTACCGCACCCATTACTGGGTTCTGTGCATCATGTCTTCGGGAACGTCTAGCAGGCATCCAGGACAACTGCCCCACTCCTTCAACCTCCCAGCTCCGCCGCTCTAAGTCATGCTCCGGTGGTCCTGCCCCATCCTCCGCCTCTGCCGCCTCCGAGCCCCGCCGTAAATCTTGCGACGTAAGGGCTCACAGTTCACTACATGACCTTTTCGCCATCGATGACAAAATAACAACCCTCAATCTCAATCACCCTCCTTCAAAAGTTGAAGCTGTTCAAggttttgaagaagaagaagaagaggaaggagaattgaaaaccatgaaagAATTCATAGATCTCGAATGGGGCAGCAAAAAAGCTTCAGGGAGATCTTTATGGGAAGCTGCTTCAGCATTTAGCAAGAGATTGAGGCAATGGCggaaaaaacaaagcaaaaggaAGGAGAAAAATGAGGCTTCGGTTCTTGAGAAGGCAAACAAAAAGGGGTTAAGAGAGACTCAGTCGGAGATCGGGGAATATGGGTTGTTTGGAAGAAGATCTTGTGATACTGATCCTAGATTATCAGTTGATGATGCGAGGTATTCCTTTGAAGAGCCAAGGGCTTCTTGGGACGGTTGTTTGATTGGGAAACAGAAGCCAAAGGCTAACGAGGAAGCAAATGTTGGGGAAGAGAGATTGAGTGCTgtaaaagaggaagaaaagatTAGCCCTGGTGGGTCAGCTCAAACGAGAGATTGTTATGCCGATTCATTGACTACAAGGAGGAAGAGTTTGGACCGGTCCAGTTCGAGTAGGAAGATTTCTATGGGGGAAGCGAATGCTGAAGTGTCTCCCGGGGCTGTTGGGTTGTTTCACGGGGCGAAGCTGTTGGTTACCGAGAAAGAATTAAGGGATTCCAATTGGTATTCGAATGTGGAATCTGGATCTAAGGGTGTTGAGTTTGTTGCTTCTGGGGTTGGTCAAAAAGGGTTTACTTTGAGGAAGGCAAAGGGGTGGAAAAACGTTTGGAGTATGTGGGGTTTGATACAGAGGCGAAAACAGAGTGAATTCGGAGATGAAGAGAAGACTGTCGGAGGATATGTAGGTGACGGGAGGCTGGCAGAGTCATTTCAGAAACTTACGAGGGTGGCCAATGGGGATGAAGATAGAGGTACTAGAGATGTGAGCGTAGGGACACTAGCGGAGTCGTTGCAAAAATTAAGGGGGTTGGCTAATGGAGATGAAGGTAAAGTTGTAGGAGGGAATGTGGCTGATCATGGGACACTAGCCGAGTCCTTGAACAAGTTAAGAAAGGTTGCCAATGGAGCTTCATATGGGACTGTTGTGAGCCAGAAGCTTATGAAGAGCTATAGTGTTAGTGCTAGGAATTCAGTGGATGGATCATCTTTTTATGGAACAAGTATGCCCGAGTGTAACTCTAAAGGTGATGGTGAAAAGAGAAGGGATAATTCTATGTTGCAGCAGAATAGGAGTGTCAGGTATTCACCTAATAACCTCGATCATGGCTTACTGCGGTTCTACTTGACTCCACTGAGGAGTTATAGGAGAAGCAAATCTGGAAGAAGTAAGCTAAGAAACTCAAACTCTGTTAGTGGAACTGTACTGTAATGGACGCCTAGATTTGTTATAAGTAGGATATGATGTTGTAAAAACGTGTATGAATGTCTCTTTCTATAGATAAAGAAAACCCCCCACATCATATACTCATCTTTCTTGAGCTTAGCATTGCCATACATTTTCCAATAATGTAGCAATGGGGTAAAAAGGATGGAACAGTATCTTCATATTGTTAGTATAGTGATAATTGTTGCAGAAATGAAATCACTCTGTTCATATTCGTTTTCCCTTTTTACACTGATCTTTGTTCATGCAATTGGGTAGTTTTGTTTATGGAACTCTTAACCAATTGAATGTAAGCTGAATGGGTGAAAGTTACTACGATTTGCTTGTCAACTTGGATCATTCAAGGCCTAGAAAGATAAGTGGAAGTCAATAGTTATTTGaaggtaaattaattattttcactattcaATCAACATTTTGAGATCTTTTATTGGGCATGAATGTAACGTCTATTTATCTCCTTTTTACCTTTATTTGCCCCTACAGCctgttatataatttttgtgCAACTTTGaagaca
This sequence is a window from Gossypium raimondii isolate GPD5lz chromosome 5, ASM2569854v1, whole genome shotgun sequence. Protein-coding genes within it:
- the LOC105770211 gene encoding putative esterase C31F10.02 isoform X2: MEEAKEFLQLNKEEAESVSRLTIHPHRLGFQCSFYEDFALRGIRVDSVQPGFVSCTFRVPPRLTDKSGNLAKGAVANLVDEVGAAVVHVEGLPMNVSVDMSIAFLGTAKLNDELEITSKVLGQRGSYSGTIVLVRNKATRELIAEGRHSLFGKKSSKL
- the LOC105770211 gene encoding uncharacterized protein LOC105770211 isoform X1, whose translation is MEEAKEFLQLNKEEAESVSRLTIHPHRLGFQCSFYEDFALRGIRVDSVQPGFVSCTFRVPPRLTDKSGNLATGAVANLVDEVGGAIVHVEGLTMNVSVDMSISFLGTAKLNDELQITSKVLGRRGSYSGAIVLVRNKVTGELIAEGRHSLFDKHGSKL
- the LOC105770606 gene encoding protein OCTOPUS, which gives rise to MTSQPQPQQHRRQSRCLSTCHRHPTTAPITGFCASCLRERLAGIQDNCPTPSTSQLRRSKSCSGGPAPSSASAASEPRRKSCDVRAHSSLHDLFAIDDKITTLNLNHPPSKVEAVQGFEEEEEEEGELKTMKEFIDLEWGSKKASGRSLWEAASAFSKRLRQWRKKQSKRKEKNEASVLEKANKKGLRETQSEIGEYGLFGRRSCDTDPRLSVDDARYSFEEPRASWDGCLIGKQKPKANEEANVGEERLSAVKEEEKISPGGSAQTRDCYADSLTTRRKSLDRSSSSRKISMGEANAEVSPGAVGLFHGAKLLVTEKELRDSNWYSNVESGSKGVEFVASGVGQKGFTLRKAKGWKNVWSMWGLIQRRKQSEFGDEEKTVGGYVGDGRLAESFQKLTRVANGDEDRGTRDVSVGTLAESLQKLRGLANGDEGKVVGGNVADHGTLAESLNKLRKVANGASYGTVVSQKLMKSYSVSARNSVDGSSFYGTSMPECNSKGDGEKRRDNSMLQQNRSVRYSPNNLDHGLLRFYLTPLRSYRRSKSGRSKLRNSNSVSGTVL